A single Meles meles chromosome 20, mMelMel3.1 paternal haplotype, whole genome shotgun sequence DNA region contains:
- the IL17RC gene encoding interleukin-17 receptor C isoform X4, with product MPVPWFLLSLALGRSPMVLSLEKLMGPQDTARCSPGLSCHLWDGDVLCLPGSIVSAPGPVLVPTRLQTELVLRCHQETDCDLCVRVAIHLAVHGHWEEPKDEDRSGRAADLELEEPRNAFLQAQVVLSFQAYPTARCVLLEVQVPAALVQPGQSVGSVVFDCFEAALGAEVRLWSYTQPRYQKELNLTQQLPDCKGLEVQDSIQSCWALPWISVSADGDDVHLVLDVSEEQHFGLSLYWNQVQGPTKPWWHSNLTGPRNITLNHTDLFPCLCIQVWPLEPDSVRTSLCPFREDPRAHRNLWRAARLRLLSPRGWQLNAPCLLLAEATLCWQAPGGGPCLSLVPPLSRENVTVNKTLELPLLNAHPNLCVQVSGWEQMQLQECLWADSLGALKDDMLLLETRGPQDNRSLCALEPSGCTPLLSEASTRAARLGEQLLQDLQSGKCLQLWEDDLRALWACPMDKYVHKRWALVWLACLLLASALFLLFLVKKNQVKAVARGRAALLLYSAEDSGFERLVGALASALCQLPLRVAVDLWSRRELSAQGPLAWFHAQRRQTLQEGGVVVLLFSPGAVALCHEWLQDGVSASAPHGPHDAFAASLSCVLPDFLQGRAPGRYVGAYFDGLLHPEAVPALFRSVPVFSLPSQLPDFLGTLQGPGTPRPGRLGERAKRVSRALQPALDQLLQPPGDPGDAGDPEDGTRVGT from the exons ATGGTGACGTGCTCTGCCTGCCCGGGAGCATCGTGTCCGCTCCGGGCCCTGTGCTGGTGCCCACACGTCTGCAGACAGAGCTGGTGCTGAGGTGCCACCAGGAGACTGACTGTGACCTCTGTGTGCGTGTGGCCATCCACCTGGCTGTACATG GGCACTGGGAAGAACCTAAAGATGAGGACAGGTCTGGAAGAGCCGCTGATCTGGAGCTTGAGGAGCCTAGGAACG CCTTTCTCCAGGCCCAGGTGGTGCTCTCCTTCCAGGCCTACCCCACTGCCCGCTGTGTCCTGCTGGAGGTGCAAGTGCCTGCTGCCCTCGTGCAGCCTGGTCAGTCTGTG GGCTCTGTAGTATTTGACTGCTTCGAGGCTGCTCTGGGGGCTGAGGTGCGACTCTGGTCCTACACTCAGCCCAGGTACCAGAAGGAACTCAACCTCACACAGCAGTTGCCTG ACTGCAAGGGGCTTGAAGTCCAGGACAGCATCCAGAGCTGCTGGG CCCTGCCCTGGATCAGTGTGTCTGCCGATGGCGACGATGTGCACCTCGTGCTGGACGTCTCTGAGGAGCAGCACTTTGGCCTCTCCCTGTACTGGAACCAGGTCCAGGGCCCTACAAAACCATGGTGGCACAGCAACCTG ACGGGACCACGGAACATTACCTTGAACCACACAGACCTGTTTCCCTGCCTTTGTATTCAG GTGTGGCCTCTAGAGCCCGACTCTGTCAGGACGAGCCTCTGCCCCTTTAGGGAGG ACCCCCGGGCACACCGGAACCTCTGGCGTGCAGCCCGGCTGCGGCTACTGTCTCCCCGGGGCTGGCAGCTAAATGCACCCTGCTTGCTGCTTGCTGAGGCCACTCTGTGTTGGCAGGCACCAGGCGGGGGTCCCTGCCTGTCGCTGGTCCCGCCGCTGTCCCGAGAAAATGTCACTGTAAAT AAGACACTTGAGTTGCCATTGCTGAATGCCCACCCCAACCTCTGTGTTCAG GTGAGCGGCTGGGAGCAGATGCAGCTACAGGAGTGCTTGTGGGCTG ATTCCCTCGGGGCCCTCAAGGATGATATGCTGCTGCTAGAGACACGAGGCCCCCAGGACAACAGATCACTCTGTGCCTTGGAACCCAGTGGCTGCACCCCACTACTCAGCGAGGCCTCCACG AGGGCAGCTCGCCTCGGAGAGCAGTTACTACAGGACCTGCAATCAGGCAAGTGTCTGCAG CTCTGGGAAGATGACCTGAGAGCACTATGGGCCTGCCCCATGGACAAGT ACGTTCACAAGCGCTGGGCCCTGGTGTGGCTAGCCTGCCTACTCTTGGCCTCTgcacttttccttctcttccttgtcaaaaagaaccaaGTGAAAG CTGTCGCCAGGGGCCGCGCGGCTCTGCTCCTCTACTCGGCGGAGGACTCTGGTTTCGAGCGCCTCGTGGGCGCCCTGGCCTCAGCGCTGTGCCAGCTGCCCCTGCGGGTGGCCGTGGACCTCTGGAGCCGTCGCGAACTGAGTGCGCAGGGCCCCTTGGCCTGGTTCCACGCGCAGCGGCGCCAGACCCTTCAGGAAGGGGGCGTGGTGGTCCTGCTCTTCTCGCCGGGGGCCGTGGCACTATGCCACGAGTGGCTGCAGGACGGGGTGTCAGCGTCCGCCCCGCACGGCCCGCACGACGCCTTTGCCGCCTCGCTCAGCTGCGTGCTGCCCGACTTCCTGCAGGGCCGGGCGCCCGGCCGCTACGTGGGAGCCTACTTCGACGGACTGCTCCACCCGGAGGCCGTGCCCGCCCTTTTCCGCAGCGTACCcgtcttctccctgccctcccagttGCCCGACTTCCTGGGGACCCTGCAGGGACCTGGCACCCCCCGTCCCGGGCGGCTCGGGGAGAGGGCGAAGCGAGTGTCCCGGGCCCTGCAGCCCGCCCTGGACCAGCTGCTTCAGCCTCCCGGGGATCCCGGGGATGCCGGGGATCCCGAGGACGGCACGCGGGTTGGCACGTGA
- the IL17RC gene encoding interleukin-17 receptor C isoform X2 — MPVPWFLLSLALGRSPMVLSLEKLMGPQDTARCSPGLSCHLWDGDVLCLPGSIVSAPGPVLVPTRLQTELVLRCHQETDCDLCVRVAIHLAVHGHWEEPKDEDRSGRAADLELEEPRNAFLQAQVVLSFQAYPTARCVLLEVQVPAALVQPGQSVGSVVFDCFEAALGAEVRLWSYTQPRYQKELNLTQQLPDCKGLEVQDSIQSCWALPWISVSADGDDVHLVLDVSEEQHFGLSLYWNQVQGPTKPWWHSNLTGPRNITLNHTDLFPCLCIQVWPLEPDSVRTSLCPFREDPRAHRNLWRAARLRLLSPRGWQLNAPCLLLAEATLCWQAPGGGPCLSLVPPLSRENVTVNKTLELPLLNAHPNLCVQVSGWEQMQLQECLWADSLGALKDDMLLLETRGPQDNRSLCALEPSGCTPLLSEASTRAARLGEQLLQDLQSGKCLQLWEDDLRALWACPMDKYVHKRWALVWLACLLLASALFLLFLVKKNQVKGWLRLLKEDLRAGAVARGRAALLLYSAEDSGFERLVGALASALCQLPLRVAVDLWSRRELSAQGPLAWFHAQRRQTLQEGGVVVLLFSPGAVALCHEWLQDGVSASAPHGPHDAFAASLSCVLPDFLQGRAPGRYVGAYFDGLLHPEAVPALFRSVPVFSLPSQLPDFLGTLQGPGTPRPGRLGERAKRVSRALQPALDQLLQPPGDPGDAGDPEDGTRVGT; from the exons ATGGTGACGTGCTCTGCCTGCCCGGGAGCATCGTGTCCGCTCCGGGCCCTGTGCTGGTGCCCACACGTCTGCAGACAGAGCTGGTGCTGAGGTGCCACCAGGAGACTGACTGTGACCTCTGTGTGCGTGTGGCCATCCACCTGGCTGTACATG GGCACTGGGAAGAACCTAAAGATGAGGACAGGTCTGGAAGAGCCGCTGATCTGGAGCTTGAGGAGCCTAGGAACG CCTTTCTCCAGGCCCAGGTGGTGCTCTCCTTCCAGGCCTACCCCACTGCCCGCTGTGTCCTGCTGGAGGTGCAAGTGCCTGCTGCCCTCGTGCAGCCTGGTCAGTCTGTG GGCTCTGTAGTATTTGACTGCTTCGAGGCTGCTCTGGGGGCTGAGGTGCGACTCTGGTCCTACACTCAGCCCAGGTACCAGAAGGAACTCAACCTCACACAGCAGTTGCCTG ACTGCAAGGGGCTTGAAGTCCAGGACAGCATCCAGAGCTGCTGGG CCCTGCCCTGGATCAGTGTGTCTGCCGATGGCGACGATGTGCACCTCGTGCTGGACGTCTCTGAGGAGCAGCACTTTGGCCTCTCCCTGTACTGGAACCAGGTCCAGGGCCCTACAAAACCATGGTGGCACAGCAACCTG ACGGGACCACGGAACATTACCTTGAACCACACAGACCTGTTTCCCTGCCTTTGTATTCAG GTGTGGCCTCTAGAGCCCGACTCTGTCAGGACGAGCCTCTGCCCCTTTAGGGAGG ACCCCCGGGCACACCGGAACCTCTGGCGTGCAGCCCGGCTGCGGCTACTGTCTCCCCGGGGCTGGCAGCTAAATGCACCCTGCTTGCTGCTTGCTGAGGCCACTCTGTGTTGGCAGGCACCAGGCGGGGGTCCCTGCCTGTCGCTGGTCCCGCCGCTGTCCCGAGAAAATGTCACTGTAAAT AAGACACTTGAGTTGCCATTGCTGAATGCCCACCCCAACCTCTGTGTTCAG GTGAGCGGCTGGGAGCAGATGCAGCTACAGGAGTGCTTGTGGGCTG ATTCCCTCGGGGCCCTCAAGGATGATATGCTGCTGCTAGAGACACGAGGCCCCCAGGACAACAGATCACTCTGTGCCTTGGAACCCAGTGGCTGCACCCCACTACTCAGCGAGGCCTCCACG AGGGCAGCTCGCCTCGGAGAGCAGTTACTACAGGACCTGCAATCAGGCAAGTGTCTGCAG CTCTGGGAAGATGACCTGAGAGCACTATGGGCCTGCCCCATGGACAAGT ACGTTCACAAGCGCTGGGCCCTGGTGTGGCTAGCCTGCCTACTCTTGGCCTCTgcacttttccttctcttccttgtcaaaaagaaccaaGTGAAAG GGTGGCTGAGGCTCTTGAAGGAGGACCTCCGCGCGGGGG CTGTCGCCAGGGGCCGCGCGGCTCTGCTCCTCTACTCGGCGGAGGACTCTGGTTTCGAGCGCCTCGTGGGCGCCCTGGCCTCAGCGCTGTGCCAGCTGCCCCTGCGGGTGGCCGTGGACCTCTGGAGCCGTCGCGAACTGAGTGCGCAGGGCCCCTTGGCCTGGTTCCACGCGCAGCGGCGCCAGACCCTTCAGGAAGGGGGCGTGGTGGTCCTGCTCTTCTCGCCGGGGGCCGTGGCACTATGCCACGAGTGGCTGCAGGACGGGGTGTCAGCGTCCGCCCCGCACGGCCCGCACGACGCCTTTGCCGCCTCGCTCAGCTGCGTGCTGCCCGACTTCCTGCAGGGCCGGGCGCCCGGCCGCTACGTGGGAGCCTACTTCGACGGACTGCTCCACCCGGAGGCCGTGCCCGCCCTTTTCCGCAGCGTACCcgtcttctccctgccctcccagttGCCCGACTTCCTGGGGACCCTGCAGGGACCTGGCACCCCCCGTCCCGGGCGGCTCGGGGAGAGGGCGAAGCGAGTGTCCCGGGCCCTGCAGCCCGCCCTGGACCAGCTGCTTCAGCCTCCCGGGGATCCCGGGGATGCCGGGGATCCCGAGGACGGCACGCGGGTTGGCACGTGA
- the IL17RC gene encoding interleukin-17 receptor C isoform X6 — protein MPVPWFLLSLALGRSPMVLSLEKLMGPQDTARCSPGLSCHLWDGDVLCLPGSIVSAPGPVLVPTRLQTELVLRCHQETDCDLCVRVAIHLAVHGHWEEPKDEDRSGRAADLELEEPRNAFLQAQVVLSFQAYPTARCVLLEVQVPAALVQPGQSVGSVVFDCFEAALGAEVRLWSYTQPRYQKELNLTQQLPALPWISVSADGDDVHLVLDVSEEQHFGLSLYWNQVQGPTKPWWHSNLTGPRNITLNHTDLFPCLCIQVWPLEPDSVRTSLCPFREDPRAHRNLWRAARLRLLSPRGWQLNAPCLLLAEATLCWQAPGGGPCLSLVPPLSRENVTVNKTLELPLLNAHPNLCVQVSGWEQMQLQECLWADSLGALKDDMLLLETRGPQDNRSLCALEPSGCTPLLSEASTRAARLGEQLLQDLQSGKCLQLWEDDLRALWACPMDKYVHKRWALVWLACLLLASALFLLFLVKKNQVKGWLRLLKEDLRAGAVARGRAALLLYSAEDSGFERLVGALASALCQLPLRVAVDLWSRRELSAQGPLAWFHAQRRQTLQEGGVVVLLFSPGAVALCHEWLQDGVSASAPHGPHDAFAASLSCVLPDFLQGRAPGRYVGAYFDGLLHPEAVPALFRSVPVFSLPSQLPDFLGTLQGPGTPRPGRLGERAKRVSRALQPALDQLLQPPGDPGDAGDPEDGTRVGT, from the exons ATGGTGACGTGCTCTGCCTGCCCGGGAGCATCGTGTCCGCTCCGGGCCCTGTGCTGGTGCCCACACGTCTGCAGACAGAGCTGGTGCTGAGGTGCCACCAGGAGACTGACTGTGACCTCTGTGTGCGTGTGGCCATCCACCTGGCTGTACATG GGCACTGGGAAGAACCTAAAGATGAGGACAGGTCTGGAAGAGCCGCTGATCTGGAGCTTGAGGAGCCTAGGAACG CCTTTCTCCAGGCCCAGGTGGTGCTCTCCTTCCAGGCCTACCCCACTGCCCGCTGTGTCCTGCTGGAGGTGCAAGTGCCTGCTGCCCTCGTGCAGCCTGGTCAGTCTGTG GGCTCTGTAGTATTTGACTGCTTCGAGGCTGCTCTGGGGGCTGAGGTGCGACTCTGGTCCTACACTCAGCCCAGGTACCAGAAGGAACTCAACCTCACACAGCAGTTGCCTG CCCTGCCCTGGATCAGTGTGTCTGCCGATGGCGACGATGTGCACCTCGTGCTGGACGTCTCTGAGGAGCAGCACTTTGGCCTCTCCCTGTACTGGAACCAGGTCCAGGGCCCTACAAAACCATGGTGGCACAGCAACCTG ACGGGACCACGGAACATTACCTTGAACCACACAGACCTGTTTCCCTGCCTTTGTATTCAG GTGTGGCCTCTAGAGCCCGACTCTGTCAGGACGAGCCTCTGCCCCTTTAGGGAGG ACCCCCGGGCACACCGGAACCTCTGGCGTGCAGCCCGGCTGCGGCTACTGTCTCCCCGGGGCTGGCAGCTAAATGCACCCTGCTTGCTGCTTGCTGAGGCCACTCTGTGTTGGCAGGCACCAGGCGGGGGTCCCTGCCTGTCGCTGGTCCCGCCGCTGTCCCGAGAAAATGTCACTGTAAAT AAGACACTTGAGTTGCCATTGCTGAATGCCCACCCCAACCTCTGTGTTCAG GTGAGCGGCTGGGAGCAGATGCAGCTACAGGAGTGCTTGTGGGCTG ATTCCCTCGGGGCCCTCAAGGATGATATGCTGCTGCTAGAGACACGAGGCCCCCAGGACAACAGATCACTCTGTGCCTTGGAACCCAGTGGCTGCACCCCACTACTCAGCGAGGCCTCCACG AGGGCAGCTCGCCTCGGAGAGCAGTTACTACAGGACCTGCAATCAGGCAAGTGTCTGCAG CTCTGGGAAGATGACCTGAGAGCACTATGGGCCTGCCCCATGGACAAGT ACGTTCACAAGCGCTGGGCCCTGGTGTGGCTAGCCTGCCTACTCTTGGCCTCTgcacttttccttctcttccttgtcaaaaagaaccaaGTGAAAG GGTGGCTGAGGCTCTTGAAGGAGGACCTCCGCGCGGGGG CTGTCGCCAGGGGCCGCGCGGCTCTGCTCCTCTACTCGGCGGAGGACTCTGGTTTCGAGCGCCTCGTGGGCGCCCTGGCCTCAGCGCTGTGCCAGCTGCCCCTGCGGGTGGCCGTGGACCTCTGGAGCCGTCGCGAACTGAGTGCGCAGGGCCCCTTGGCCTGGTTCCACGCGCAGCGGCGCCAGACCCTTCAGGAAGGGGGCGTGGTGGTCCTGCTCTTCTCGCCGGGGGCCGTGGCACTATGCCACGAGTGGCTGCAGGACGGGGTGTCAGCGTCCGCCCCGCACGGCCCGCACGACGCCTTTGCCGCCTCGCTCAGCTGCGTGCTGCCCGACTTCCTGCAGGGCCGGGCGCCCGGCCGCTACGTGGGAGCCTACTTCGACGGACTGCTCCACCCGGAGGCCGTGCCCGCCCTTTTCCGCAGCGTACCcgtcttctccctgccctcccagttGCCCGACTTCCTGGGGACCCTGCAGGGACCTGGCACCCCCCGTCCCGGGCGGCTCGGGGAGAGGGCGAAGCGAGTGTCCCGGGCCCTGCAGCCCGCCCTGGACCAGCTGCTTCAGCCTCCCGGGGATCCCGGGGATGCCGGGGATCCCGAGGACGGCACGCGGGTTGGCACGTGA
- the IL17RC gene encoding interleukin-17 receptor C isoform X7, with the protein MPVPWFLLSLALGRSPMVLSLEKLMGPQDTARCSPGLSCHLWDGDVLCLPGSIVSAPGPVLVPTRLQTELVLRCHQETDCDLCVRVAIHLAVHGHWEEPKDEDRSGRAADLELEEPRNAFLQAQVVLSFQAYPTARCVLLEVQVPAALVQPGQSVGSVVFDCFEAALGAEVRLWSYTQPRYQKELNLTQQLPALPWISVSADGDDVHLVLDVSEEQHFGLSLYWNQVQGPTKPWWHSNLTGPRNITLNHTDLFPCLCIQVWPLEPDSVRTSLCPFREDPRAHRNLWRAARLRLLSPRGWQLNAPCLLLAEATLCWQAPGGGPCLSLVPPLSRENVTVNKTLELPLLNAHPNLCVQVSGWEQMQLQECLWADSLGALKDDMLLLETRGPQDNRSLCALEPSGCTPLLSEASTRAARLGEQLLQDLQSGKCLQLWEDDLRALWACPMDKYVHKRWALVWLACLLLASALFLLFLVKKNQVKAVARGRAALLLYSAEDSGFERLVGALASALCQLPLRVAVDLWSRRELSAQGPLAWFHAQRRQTLQEGGVVVLLFSPGAVALCHEWLQDGVSASAPHGPHDAFAASLSCVLPDFLQGRAPGRYVGAYFDGLLHPEAVPALFRSVPVFSLPSQLPDFLGTLQGPGTPRPGRLGERAKRVSRALQPALDQLLQPPGDPGDAGDPEDGTRVGT; encoded by the exons ATGGTGACGTGCTCTGCCTGCCCGGGAGCATCGTGTCCGCTCCGGGCCCTGTGCTGGTGCCCACACGTCTGCAGACAGAGCTGGTGCTGAGGTGCCACCAGGAGACTGACTGTGACCTCTGTGTGCGTGTGGCCATCCACCTGGCTGTACATG GGCACTGGGAAGAACCTAAAGATGAGGACAGGTCTGGAAGAGCCGCTGATCTGGAGCTTGAGGAGCCTAGGAACG CCTTTCTCCAGGCCCAGGTGGTGCTCTCCTTCCAGGCCTACCCCACTGCCCGCTGTGTCCTGCTGGAGGTGCAAGTGCCTGCTGCCCTCGTGCAGCCTGGTCAGTCTGTG GGCTCTGTAGTATTTGACTGCTTCGAGGCTGCTCTGGGGGCTGAGGTGCGACTCTGGTCCTACACTCAGCCCAGGTACCAGAAGGAACTCAACCTCACACAGCAGTTGCCTG CCCTGCCCTGGATCAGTGTGTCTGCCGATGGCGACGATGTGCACCTCGTGCTGGACGTCTCTGAGGAGCAGCACTTTGGCCTCTCCCTGTACTGGAACCAGGTCCAGGGCCCTACAAAACCATGGTGGCACAGCAACCTG ACGGGACCACGGAACATTACCTTGAACCACACAGACCTGTTTCCCTGCCTTTGTATTCAG GTGTGGCCTCTAGAGCCCGACTCTGTCAGGACGAGCCTCTGCCCCTTTAGGGAGG ACCCCCGGGCACACCGGAACCTCTGGCGTGCAGCCCGGCTGCGGCTACTGTCTCCCCGGGGCTGGCAGCTAAATGCACCCTGCTTGCTGCTTGCTGAGGCCACTCTGTGTTGGCAGGCACCAGGCGGGGGTCCCTGCCTGTCGCTGGTCCCGCCGCTGTCCCGAGAAAATGTCACTGTAAAT AAGACACTTGAGTTGCCATTGCTGAATGCCCACCCCAACCTCTGTGTTCAG GTGAGCGGCTGGGAGCAGATGCAGCTACAGGAGTGCTTGTGGGCTG ATTCCCTCGGGGCCCTCAAGGATGATATGCTGCTGCTAGAGACACGAGGCCCCCAGGACAACAGATCACTCTGTGCCTTGGAACCCAGTGGCTGCACCCCACTACTCAGCGAGGCCTCCACG AGGGCAGCTCGCCTCGGAGAGCAGTTACTACAGGACCTGCAATCAGGCAAGTGTCTGCAG CTCTGGGAAGATGACCTGAGAGCACTATGGGCCTGCCCCATGGACAAGT ACGTTCACAAGCGCTGGGCCCTGGTGTGGCTAGCCTGCCTACTCTTGGCCTCTgcacttttccttctcttccttgtcaaaaagaaccaaGTGAAAG CTGTCGCCAGGGGCCGCGCGGCTCTGCTCCTCTACTCGGCGGAGGACTCTGGTTTCGAGCGCCTCGTGGGCGCCCTGGCCTCAGCGCTGTGCCAGCTGCCCCTGCGGGTGGCCGTGGACCTCTGGAGCCGTCGCGAACTGAGTGCGCAGGGCCCCTTGGCCTGGTTCCACGCGCAGCGGCGCCAGACCCTTCAGGAAGGGGGCGTGGTGGTCCTGCTCTTCTCGCCGGGGGCCGTGGCACTATGCCACGAGTGGCTGCAGGACGGGGTGTCAGCGTCCGCCCCGCACGGCCCGCACGACGCCTTTGCCGCCTCGCTCAGCTGCGTGCTGCCCGACTTCCTGCAGGGCCGGGCGCCCGGCCGCTACGTGGGAGCCTACTTCGACGGACTGCTCCACCCGGAGGCCGTGCCCGCCCTTTTCCGCAGCGTACCcgtcttctccctgccctcccagttGCCCGACTTCCTGGGGACCCTGCAGGGACCTGGCACCCCCCGTCCCGGGCGGCTCGGGGAGAGGGCGAAGCGAGTGTCCCGGGCCCTGCAGCCCGCCCTGGACCAGCTGCTTCAGCCTCCCGGGGATCCCGGGGATGCCGGGGATCCCGAGGACGGCACGCGGGTTGGCACGTGA
- the IL17RC gene encoding interleukin-17 receptor C isoform X5 → MPVPWFLLSLALGRSPMVLSLEKLMGPQDTARCSPGLSCHLWDGDVLCLPGSIVSAPGPVLVPTRLQTELVLRCHQETDCDLCVRVAIHLAVHGHWEEPKDEDRSGRAADLELEEPRNAFLQAQVVLSFQAYPTARCVLLEVQVPAALVQPGQSVGSVVFDCFEAALGAEVRLWSYTQPRYQKELNLTQQLPALPWISVSADGDDVHLVLDVSEEQHFGLSLYWNQVQGPTKPWWHSNLTGPRNITLNHTDLFPCLCIQVWPLEPDSVRTSLCPFREDPRAHRNLWRAARLRLLSPRGWQLNAPCLLLAEATLCWQAPGGGPCLSLVPPLSRENVTVNKTLELPLLNAHPNLCVQQVSGWEQMQLQECLWADSLGALKDDMLLLETRGPQDNRSLCALEPSGCTPLLSEASTRAARLGEQLLQDLQSGKCLQLWEDDLRALWACPMDKYVHKRWALVWLACLLLASALFLLFLVKKNQVKGWLRLLKEDLRAGAVARGRAALLLYSAEDSGFERLVGALASALCQLPLRVAVDLWSRRELSAQGPLAWFHAQRRQTLQEGGVVVLLFSPGAVALCHEWLQDGVSASAPHGPHDAFAASLSCVLPDFLQGRAPGRYVGAYFDGLLHPEAVPALFRSVPVFSLPSQLPDFLGTLQGPGTPRPGRLGERAKRVSRALQPALDQLLQPPGDPGDAGDPEDGTRVGT, encoded by the exons ATGGTGACGTGCTCTGCCTGCCCGGGAGCATCGTGTCCGCTCCGGGCCCTGTGCTGGTGCCCACACGTCTGCAGACAGAGCTGGTGCTGAGGTGCCACCAGGAGACTGACTGTGACCTCTGTGTGCGTGTGGCCATCCACCTGGCTGTACATG GGCACTGGGAAGAACCTAAAGATGAGGACAGGTCTGGAAGAGCCGCTGATCTGGAGCTTGAGGAGCCTAGGAACG CCTTTCTCCAGGCCCAGGTGGTGCTCTCCTTCCAGGCCTACCCCACTGCCCGCTGTGTCCTGCTGGAGGTGCAAGTGCCTGCTGCCCTCGTGCAGCCTGGTCAGTCTGTG GGCTCTGTAGTATTTGACTGCTTCGAGGCTGCTCTGGGGGCTGAGGTGCGACTCTGGTCCTACACTCAGCCCAGGTACCAGAAGGAACTCAACCTCACACAGCAGTTGCCTG CCCTGCCCTGGATCAGTGTGTCTGCCGATGGCGACGATGTGCACCTCGTGCTGGACGTCTCTGAGGAGCAGCACTTTGGCCTCTCCCTGTACTGGAACCAGGTCCAGGGCCCTACAAAACCATGGTGGCACAGCAACCTG ACGGGACCACGGAACATTACCTTGAACCACACAGACCTGTTTCCCTGCCTTTGTATTCAG GTGTGGCCTCTAGAGCCCGACTCTGTCAGGACGAGCCTCTGCCCCTTTAGGGAGG ACCCCCGGGCACACCGGAACCTCTGGCGTGCAGCCCGGCTGCGGCTACTGTCTCCCCGGGGCTGGCAGCTAAATGCACCCTGCTTGCTGCTTGCTGAGGCCACTCTGTGTTGGCAGGCACCAGGCGGGGGTCCCTGCCTGTCGCTGGTCCCGCCGCTGTCCCGAGAAAATGTCACTGTAAAT AAGACACTTGAGTTGCCATTGCTGAATGCCCACCCCAACCTCTGTGTTCAG CAGGTGAGCGGCTGGGAGCAGATGCAGCTACAGGAGTGCTTGTGGGCTG ATTCCCTCGGGGCCCTCAAGGATGATATGCTGCTGCTAGAGACACGAGGCCCCCAGGACAACAGATCACTCTGTGCCTTGGAACCCAGTGGCTGCACCCCACTACTCAGCGAGGCCTCCACG AGGGCAGCTCGCCTCGGAGAGCAGTTACTACAGGACCTGCAATCAGGCAAGTGTCTGCAG CTCTGGGAAGATGACCTGAGAGCACTATGGGCCTGCCCCATGGACAAGT ACGTTCACAAGCGCTGGGCCCTGGTGTGGCTAGCCTGCCTACTCTTGGCCTCTgcacttttccttctcttccttgtcaaaaagaaccaaGTGAAAG GGTGGCTGAGGCTCTTGAAGGAGGACCTCCGCGCGGGGG CTGTCGCCAGGGGCCGCGCGGCTCTGCTCCTCTACTCGGCGGAGGACTCTGGTTTCGAGCGCCTCGTGGGCGCCCTGGCCTCAGCGCTGTGCCAGCTGCCCCTGCGGGTGGCCGTGGACCTCTGGAGCCGTCGCGAACTGAGTGCGCAGGGCCCCTTGGCCTGGTTCCACGCGCAGCGGCGCCAGACCCTTCAGGAAGGGGGCGTGGTGGTCCTGCTCTTCTCGCCGGGGGCCGTGGCACTATGCCACGAGTGGCTGCAGGACGGGGTGTCAGCGTCCGCCCCGCACGGCCCGCACGACGCCTTTGCCGCCTCGCTCAGCTGCGTGCTGCCCGACTTCCTGCAGGGCCGGGCGCCCGGCCGCTACGTGGGAGCCTACTTCGACGGACTGCTCCACCCGGAGGCCGTGCCCGCCCTTTTCCGCAGCGTACCcgtcttctccctgccctcccagttGCCCGACTTCCTGGGGACCCTGCAGGGACCTGGCACCCCCCGTCCCGGGCGGCTCGGGGAGAGGGCGAAGCGAGTGTCCCGGGCCCTGCAGCCCGCCCTGGACCAGCTGCTTCAGCCTCCCGGGGATCCCGGGGATGCCGGGGATCCCGAGGACGGCACGCGGGTTGGCACGTGA